TCTCGGTGTTGCCGGAGGCGTGGAAGGCCGCCGCCGCCAGGATCAGGATTGAAGCGTTGATGCACAGCGCCAGCATCAGCGCCACCGTCGAATCCCAGGTCGCAAGGCGCAGCGCCTCGCGCTTGCCCGCCGGGTCCTGGCCGTAGGACCGCGTCTGCACGATGCCGGAGTGGAGGTAGAGGTTGTGCGGCATCACCGTTGCGCCGATGATCCCGAGCGCGATGTAGAGCATGTCCGGGTTAGTCACGATTTCGGTCGATGGCGCGAAGCCCGCGATCACCGCACCCCAGTCGGGGTCGGCCATCGCGATCTGGACGACAAAGCAGGTGGTGATGACGCCGAGCAGCGCGATCACGAACGCCTCAACCCAGCGGAAACCGCGGTTCTGGAGCCAGAGGATCAGGAACACGTCCGCCGCGGTGATGAAGATGCCGATCTCGAGCGGGATGCCGAAGATGAGGTTCAGCCCGATCGCCGTGCCGATCACCTCGGCGAGGTCGGTTGCGATGATGGCGGCTTCGGCGAGCAGCCACAGCGGATAGGAGACCCAGCGCGGGAAGGCGTCGCGGCACGCCTGGGCGAGGTCGCGACCCGAGGCCACCGCGAGCCGCGCGCACAGCGACTGGAGCAAGATCGCCATGACGTTGGACAAGAGCGCGACGAACAGCAGCGTATAGCCGAACTGCGCGCCGCCGGCGAGTGAGGTCGCCCAATTGCCGGGGTCCATGTAGCCGACCGCGACGAGGTAGCCGGGGCCGACGAAGGCGAGGAACCGACGGAACTGGGAGCTGCCTTGCGGAACGGCGATCGTGCGGAAAACCTCGGAGAGCGAGGGCGTGTCGCGCCGTTCGCGCCAGCCATCAGAAGTTATGGTCATATGCACCTGAGAGTGATTTGCAGGTGCATATTGCCAGCTTTCTGTGGAGGC
The genomic region above belongs to Acuticoccus sp. MNP-M23 and contains:
- a CDS encoding Nramp family divalent metal transporter encodes the protein MTITSDGWRERRDTPSLSEVFRTIAVPQGSSQFRRFLAFVGPGYLVAVGYMDPGNWATSLAGGAQFGYTLLFVALLSNVMAILLQSLCARLAVASGRDLAQACRDAFPRWVSYPLWLLAEAAIIATDLAEVIGTAIGLNLIFGIPLEIGIFITAADVFLILWLQNRGFRWVEAFVIALLGVITTCFVVQIAMADPDWGAVIAGFAPSTEIVTNPDMLYIALGIIGATVMPHNLYLHSGIVQTRSYGQDPAGKREALRLATWDSTVALMLALCINASILILAAAAFHASGNTEIVEIDQAYALLTPLLGSALAPTLFGVALLCCGLNATITATMAGQIVMEGFIAFRISPALRRLITRLLAIAPAMAVILVYGASETGKLLILSQVVLSFQLPFAIVPLVMFTASRAKMGDLVAPRWLTAVCALIAVTIIALNVNLLATVLLANA